A part of Oncorhynchus clarkii lewisi isolate Uvic-CL-2024 chromosome 17, UVic_Ocla_1.0, whole genome shotgun sequence genomic DNA contains:
- the LOC139371198 gene encoding solute carrier family 2, facilitated glucose transporter member 1-like, with product MDSGSKQVTFQLMLTVGTAVIGSLQFGYNTGVINAPQKVIERFLNETWKDRYQEHITKTSLTTLWSISVAIFSVGGIFGSFSVGLFVNRFGRRNSMLMANVLAFVSAALMGFSKMGGSWEMLIIGRFVVGLYSGLSTGFVPMYVGEVAPTALRGALGTLHQLGIVTGILMAQVFGMEALMGNASHWPFLLGFTFIPALVQCALLPFCPESPRFLLINRNEENKAKTVLKKLRGTTDVSADMQEMKEEARQMMREKKVTILELFRSPLYRQPIFIAIMLQLSQQLSGINAVFYYSTRIFEKAGVAQPVYATIGAGVVNTAFTVVSLFVVERAGRRSLHLLGLIGMAGAAVLMTVALALLEQLPWMSYVSIVAIFAFVAFFEIGPGPIPWFIVAELFSQGPRPSAFAVAGFSNWTANFIVGMAFQYVEELCGPYVFVIFTILLLSFFIFTYFKVPETKGRTFDEISAGFRQSAGTGGEKHSPEELNSLGADSQL from the exons CAAGTGACCTTCCAGTTGATGCTGACGGTGGGAACAGCAGTGATTGGCTCGCTGCAGTTTGGTTACAACACGGGTGTCATCAACGCCCCTCAGAAG GTAATTGAGAGGTTCCTCAACGAAACATGGAAAGACCGGTATCAGGAGCACATCACCAAGACCTCCCTCACCACCCTGTGGTCCATCTCCGTCGCCATCTTCTCTGTCGGCGGCATCTTCGGCTCCTTCTCCGTGGGCCTGTTCGTTAACCGCTTTGGCAG GAGGAACTCCATGCTCATGGCCAACGTGCTGGCCTTTGTCTCCGCTGCTCTCATGGGCTTCTCTAAGATGGGTGGCTCCTGGGAGATGCTGATCATCGGGCGCTTCGTGGTGGGCCTCTACTCCGGCCTCTCCACTGGCTTTGTGCCGATGTACGTGGGTGAGGTGGCCCCCACTGCCCTCCGAGGAGCCCTGGGCACCCTCCACCAGCTAGGCATCGTCACAGGCATCCTGATGGCACAG GTGTTTGGCATGGAGGCCTTAATGGGGAACGCATCTCATTGGCCCTTCCTGCTGGGCTTCACTTTCATCCCAGCCCTAGTGCAGTGTGCACTGCTGCCCTTCTGCCCCGAGAGCCCCCGCTTCCTCCTCATCAACCGTAACGAGGAGAACAAGGCCAAGACTG TCCTGAAGAAGCTGCGTGGGACCACAGACGTGAGTGCAGACATGcaggagatgaaggaggaggccaggcagatgatgagggagaagaaggTGACCATCCTAGAGCTGTTCCGTTCGCCACTCTACCGCCAGCCCATCTTCATCGCTATCATGCTTCAGCTCTCCCAGCAGCTGTCTGGCATCAACGCT GTTTTTTACTACTCTACCCGTATCTTTGAGAAGGCCGGAGTTGCTCAGCCTGTTTATGCTACAATTGGTGCCGGTGTGGTCAACACAGCCTTCACTGTGGTGTCG ttgTTTGTGGTGGAGCGCGCCGGACGCAGGTCTCTCCACTTGTTGGGGCTGATAGGAATGGCAGGCGCTGCCGTTCTGATGACCGTCGCTCTGGCTCTGCTG GAACAGCTGCCGTGGATGTCCTACGTGAGCATCGTGGCCATCTTTGCCTTTGTGGCATTCTTTGAGATTGGCCCGGGTCCCATCCCCTGGTTCATCGTGGCTGAGCTGTTCTCCCAAGGACCCCGGCCCTCGGCCTTCGCTGTGGCTGGCTTCTCTAACTGGACCGCCAACTTCATAGTGGGCATGGCCTTCCAGTATGTAGAG GAGTTGTGTGGCCCTTATGTCTTTGTCATCTTCACCATACTGCTGCTCAGCTTCTTCATCTTCACCTACTTCAAGGTGCCTGAGACCAAGGGCCGAACGTTTGATGAGATCTCTGCCGGGTTCCGCCAGTCAGCTGGCACTGGGGGAGAGAAGCACTCACCGGAGGAGCTCAACAGCCTGGGGGCTGACTCTCAGCTCTGA